In the genome of Candidatus Reidiella endopervernicosa, one region contains:
- a CDS encoding thioredoxin family protein: MRLLLIPILSLLISLQAAAVELTPAQNLQADAANARAQGLPILLVFSAAHCPFCDLLDEEILKPMMISGDYTDKVILRNVDLDEYDTITDFEGRKSDPASLAQQYDINMTPTMLLLDPRGRELVKRIRGIGGAIEYFGADLDIEIDKARKKLRSREAAVSPLP; the protein is encoded by the coding sequence GTGCGGCTGTTACTGATACCGATCCTATCGTTACTGATCTCTCTGCAGGCCGCCGCCGTTGAACTGACGCCGGCGCAGAACCTACAGGCCGATGCCGCTAATGCTCGCGCCCAGGGGCTGCCTATCCTGCTGGTCTTCAGTGCGGCGCACTGCCCCTTCTGTGATCTGCTCGATGAAGAGATCCTCAAGCCGATGATGATCAGCGGCGATTATACCGACAAGGTGATCCTGCGTAATGTCGATCTCGATGAGTACGACACCATAACCGACTTTGAAGGTCGAAAGAGCGACCCCGCAAGCCTCGCGCAGCAGTACGATATCAACATGACGCCCACCATGCTGCTGCTCGACCCGCGCGGTCGTGAGCTGGTGAAGCGGATACGCGGTATCGGTGGTGCTATCGAGTACTTCGGCGCCGATCTCGACATTGAGATCGACAAGGCGCGCAAGAAACTTCGCAGTCGCGAGGCGGCCGTTAGCCCATTGCCTTAA
- the hemC gene encoding hydroxymethylbilane synthase, giving the protein MSDILRIATRKSPLALWQAYYVRDRLQEAHPGIEIELVKMSTQGDKILDTPLAKVGGKGLFVKELEQGMMEGSADIAVHSMKDVPVELPEGLHISTICPREDPRDAFVSNKFNSLNELPQGACVGTSSLRRQAQLRELRPDLELRDLRGNVNTRLKKLDDGEYDAIILACAGLIRLEMGERIKEALEPEQMLPAVAQGAVGIECRVDDERVNALLAPLHDEKTAIRVTAERAMNARLEGGCQVPIGGHAVLDHGVIVMHALVGRPDGSEVVRGNISGRPEDAEELGQVLADDLLSRGAGEILKEVYAQS; this is encoded by the coding sequence ATGAGCGACATCCTGCGTATTGCCACCCGAAAGAGCCCACTTGCCCTCTGGCAGGCCTACTATGTGCGCGACCGCCTGCAGGAGGCGCACCCCGGTATTGAGATCGAGCTGGTGAAGATGAGCACCCAGGGCGACAAGATTCTCGACACACCGCTTGCCAAGGTGGGCGGCAAGGGGCTGTTTGTGAAGGAGCTGGAGCAGGGGATGATGGAGGGCAGTGCCGATATCGCCGTCCACTCGATGAAGGATGTGCCGGTTGAGCTACCCGAGGGGCTGCACATCTCCACCATCTGCCCGCGTGAAGATCCTCGCGATGCCTTCGTCTCAAACAAATTTAATAGCCTCAATGAGCTTCCGCAGGGGGCGTGTGTCGGCACCTCCAGCCTGCGCCGACAGGCCCAGTTGCGAGAGCTGCGTCCAGATCTGGAACTGCGCGACCTGCGCGGTAACGTCAACACCCGCTTGAAGAAGCTCGATGATGGTGAATACGATGCCATCATCCTCGCCTGTGCCGGTCTGATCCGTCTGGAGATGGGTGAGCGCATTAAAGAGGCGCTGGAGCCGGAGCAGATGCTACCTGCCGTCGCACAGGGTGCGGTCGGTATCGAGTGTCGTGTCGACGATGAGCGGGTTAATGCCCTGCTGGCACCGCTGCACGATGAGAAGACTGCGATCCGTGTCACCGCCGAGCGTGCCATGAATGCCCGCCTTGAGGGGGGGTGTCAGGTGCCGATCGGTGGTCACGCCGTACTCGATCACGGTGTGATCGTGATGCACGCGCTGGTTGGTCGCCCCGACGGCTCCGAGGTGGTACGCGGTAATATCAGCGGCCGTCCCGAGGACGCCGAGGAGTTGGGTCAGGTGCTGGCTGATGATCTGCTCTCACGTGGTGCCGGTGAGATTCTCAAAGAGGTCTACGCGCAATCGTAA